The stretch of DNA TGCTCAAGCCCTACGGCCGCGAACCGCATTCGGTGATCGGTTCCTCCTGCATCGGCGCCTCGGTGATCGGCGGCGTGTGCAACAACTCCGGCGGCTCGCTGGTGAAACGCGGCCCGGCCTATACCGAAATGGCGCTGTACGCCCAGCTCGGGGAAGACGGCCAGTTGCGCCTGGTGAACCATCTGGGCATCCGCCTCGGCGACACGCCGGAAGAGATCCTTACCCGGCTAGAAAAAGGCGACTATCGCCCGACAGACGTCGAATACGGCGAGCTGCGCGCCTCGGATAACGAGTACGCCAGCCGGGTGCGCGACGTCGATGCCGACACCCCTTCCCGCTTCAACGCCGACAAACGCCGCCTGTACGAGGCCTCCGGCTGCGCCGGCAAGCTGGCGGTGTTCGCGGTGCGGCTCGACACCTTCGAGAAAGAAGGCAAAGAGCAGGTGTTCTATATCGGCACCAACGACACCGCGGTGCTGACCGAACTGCGCCGCCACATGCTGAGCCAGTTCGAAAACCTGCCGGTGGCCGGTGAGTACATGCACCGCGATATCTTCGACATCGCCGAGGTGTACGGCAAAGACACCTTCATGATGATCGACAAGCTCGGCACCGATCAGATGCCGCGCTTCTTCGCGGCCAAGGCGCGGGTGGATGCGTTGCTGGGCGCCGGGCGCAGCGACCGGCTGATGCAATGGGCCTGAGCCGCTTCCGGCGCCGAGCCACCTGCCGAAGCGCATGAAGGAATACCGCGAACGTTTCGAACATCACCTGCTGCTGAAGATGGCCGGCCCCGGAGCAGATCGCGGCCACACGCGCCCTGCTGGCCCGCCTGCTGCCCGGCGGCGGCAACAGCGAATATTTCGAATGCGACGCTCAGGAAGCCGCAAAAGGCCTTCCTGCACCGCTTCGCCGCCGCCGGCGCCGCCGTGCGCTACCATGCGGTGCACGCCGACAAGGTGGAGGATATTCTGGCGCTGGATATCGCCCTGCGCCGCAACGACACCGACTGGTTCGAAACCCTGCCGCCGGAGATCGACAGCCAGCCCATCCACAAGCTGTATTACGGCCATTTCTTGTGCCACGTCTTCCATCAGGACTATATCGTGAGGAAAGGCACCGACCCGCTGGCCTATGAGCATGCGCTCTGGGCCCTGCTGGACGAGCGCGGCGCGCAATATCCCGCCGAGCACAATGTCGGCCATCTCTATGTCGCGCGGCCCTCGCTTTAGGCGTTCTACCGCACCATCGATCCGCCCAACAGCTTCAACCCCGGCATCGGCCACACCCCCCGCACCCGCGACTGGGCCGAAACCGCCAACCATGGAGCCCCCCACCCATGACCTATTATCTGGGCATCGACGCGGGCGGCAGCAATTGCCGCGCCCGCCTCATCGACGCTGAAGGCACCATCATCGGCGAGGGCCGCTCGGGCGCCGCCAATGCCCGCATCGGCATCGAGGCGCTGTATGACACGCTGAAAGACACCGCCGATCAGGCCATCGCGCAGGCCGGGCTGACGCCCGAGCAACGCGCGCAGATCAAGGCCGGCATGGGCATCGCGGGCATCACCCGCCCCGGCGTGCGCGATGCGCTGGAAAAGCTCGACTTCGGCTTTGCCTCCACCGCCTATGCCACCGATGCGCTGATCGCCAATCTGGGCGCGCATGGCGGGCATGACGGGGCGATCCTGATCATCGGCACCGGCAGCGCGGCGCAACTGCGCGTCGACGGCCATGATTTCACCATCGGCGGCTATGGCTTCCCCATCTCCGACGAAGGCAGTGGCGCGGCATTGGGCCTCTCAGCCATGCGCCATGCCCTGCGCGCGCTGGATGGACGCACCCGCCAGACCCCGCTCAGCACCGCGGTCACCGCGCGCTTCAACCATGACACCGCCCAGGCCGTGGCCTGGATGGATCAGGCGACCCCGCGCGACTATGGCACCTTCGCCCCGCTGGTGATGGATTATGCCGAGGCGAATGACACCATCGCCCGCTCGATCGTCGAGGATGCCGCCGCCCATATCGAGCGCTTTATCGAGACCATTTTCGAACGCGGCGCCGCCCGCTGCGCGCTGGTCGGGGGCCTTGCCCCGCGCATGTCGCCATGGCTGCGCTCGCGCACGGTGCAGCATCTGTGTGAACCTTTGGGAGATTCGCTGGAAGGTGCTATCAGCCTGGCAGGACGGCCGAAGACTCACATCCCCGGCTGAACTCAAGGTGACTGGTCGCATGCAGCGGCGCATGCATCGCTGATACAGACTGATACAGCCATTGGTTCATTTTCGGGTCATCAAGTCGCCGGAACCAGAGATGTTCCCTGATAACCGAGAGTATGCATGGCCCTGTCCGATCTGTTTTCCTTCACCTCTTCCGATCTGGCGATCGATCTGGGCACGGCCAATACGGTCGTCTATGTCCGCAACCGCGGCGTGGTGCTGGCCGAGCCCTCGGTGGTGGCACTGCAGACCGTCAACGGCATCAGCACCGTGCTGGCGGTGGGTGCGGATGCCAAGCTGATGATGGGCAAGACCCCCGACCATATCCGCACCGTGCGCCCCCTGCGCAGCGGCGTGATCTCCGACCTCGACGTGGCCGAACAGATGATCGCCCATTTCGTCCGCAAGGCGCTGGGCCATGGCGACGGGCCGGGGCAGGATGTGGCCCGGCGCATGCGCGGGCGGCCCGAGATCGTGGTCTGCGTGCCCTCCGGCTCGACGCGGGTGGAGCGGCGCGCGATCCGTGACGCGGCCTCCAACGCGGGGGCCAGCAAGGTCTGGCTGATCGACGAGCCCATGGCCGCCGCGATCGGCGCGGAACTGCCCGTCACCCATCCGGTGGGCTCGATGGTGGTCGATATCGGCGGCGGCACCACCGAGGTCGGGGTGATCGCCACCGGGGGCCTCAGCCTGTCGATGTCGGTGCGGGTCGGCGGCGACCGGATGGACGAGGCCATCAGCTCCTATGTGCGGCGCAATCACAATCTGCTGATCGGCGAGGCCACGGCAGAGCGCGTGAAGCTGCAACTGGGCGCCGCGCGGATCGGCGAAAACGGGCCGGAAGCCCCCGCCGTGATCAAGGGCCGCGATCTGGCCAAGGGCGTCCCCCGGGAGATGACCATCACGCAGGAAGAGATCGTGGAGGCGCTGGCCGAACCCGTCGGCCAGATCGTCGAGGCGGTGCGCGCGGCGCTGGAGCAGACCCCGCCCGAAATCGCGGCGGACATCATCGACGGCGGCATTGTGATGACCGGCGGCGGATCGCTGCTGGCCAATCTGGACGTGCTGCTGGCGCAGGAGACCGGCCTGCCGGTGACGGTGGCGGACAATCCGCTCAACTGCGTGGCGATGGGCGCCGGCCGCGTGCTGGAGGATGAGGTCTATCGCGGGGTGTTGCACGCGACGTGATGGGGGCAGCGCGGGCGAAGGCCCCAAGCGGCAGCTAGGCTGCGTCCGCCAAGTCAGGCTTCATGCCCGGATCGCTGACGACCGGCCTTCGTGCCGGTCCATCCAGTCGATCGCGCAGTGTGAGGAAGGGGCGCTCCACGCACCAGTAAAGCGCCGTGCCGAAGGCGAGAGCCAGCCCGAAAGCCAGCCCCAGATGCAGCCAGTCCGGAGAGCCGTCATCCGAAGGCGCGGCGAGATGGAAGGCGATCTTGTGCGAAAGGTAGAGGCTGTAGGCGCCCGTCGCCAGTGCCTGCGCGCCCGGGACGCTGTAGCGCCCTGCAAGTGAGCGCTTGTCGGATGCCCCGACGACAAAGACGGCAATGCTCACAGACAAGAGGGGAAAGGCCAACATCGTCGGATAGAAGGTGCTGATCTGGCCGCCGAACCACAGCATTGCCGCGCCGATCCCCAGCACCCCAAGGGCAAGCAGGAGATTGGGCCTGCGCGTCATTGCCCGCCACCAGGAAGGGCGGAAGATCTCGACCGCAGCGATGCCGATCCCCGCGAGGAGGCCATCCAGGCGGCTCCAGGTCGGGTAGTAGATCAGCTTCATATAGCTTGCGGGCGTGGGCATGCCGGCGGTGTCGAATGGCTTGAGGGAGACATGAGCCAGCCACAGATAGCCACGCAACCCGATCCCGAAAACAAGGATGGCGACGAGGGCGATGATCGTCTTTGTCGCGCTCGGCCGACGTGTGAGCAGCATCACCGCGACCGGGAACATCAGGTAGAACTGTTCTTCCACGCAGAGAGACCAGACATGGGAGAATGCGGTTCCACGGCCGACATCGATGAGCAGGTTTTCAGTGAAGGTGAGAAATTGCCAGAACGGCTGAATGACCGCACGCTCACGCAGCCCCGGAGCGAGGAAATAAAGTGCAAGCAGGACGGTATAGGCCGGGAGCGTTCTGAGCAGACGGCGGAAGAAGAATGTTCGATAATCCGGGCTTTGACCGAGCGCCAGGGGTCGAAGAAGCTGGCTCGCGATCAAGTAACCGCTCAGGACGAAAAACAGGTCCACGCCCATCCAGCCAAAAGAGACAAGAACATGCGCCGGGGTGGACATCAGGCCCATGATGCTCGCGTGGTACAGCATGACCCAGAGGATCGCGATCGCGCGAACAAGGTCCAATCCCGGCTTCCTTGGCCGCAGCACGGGCCTCGCGGCTTGAGTGGCCGGCGCGCAAATGTTCATCGCGGAAGCTTTCATAGGCGGGAGCCCCCACGCTATTCATTCTTGTTGCCGCCAGCCAGCGATTCTTCCAACGCTTTCAGAAGAAGCGGCCTGTCGGCAAGAACGCGGCAGCCGCTGCCTCACCCTCAGTAAATATCGCGCTTGTAACGCCCCTCTTCCATCATCGCCTCGACGGCCTCGTCGCCCAGCGCCGCGCGCAGGGCGGCGTCCACGGCCGGGGCCATGCCCTTCAGGCTGCCGCAGACGTAGATCGCGGCGCCCCGCCCGACCCATGCGCGCAGCTCCCCGGCATGGTCGGCCAGCAGATCCTGCACATAGCGGCCATCGCCCGCATCGCGCGACCATGTGCGGTCGAAGCGGGTCAGGCTGCCCGACGCGACAGCGGCCAGCAGCTCTTCCTCATGGAAGGCGTCGCGATCCGCATTGCGCTCGCCCAGCATCAGCCAGCTTTCGGCGATGCCATGCGCGGCGCGGTGGCGCAGATGCGCGCGCAGCCCCGCCAGACCGGTGCCATTGCCGATCAGCACCATCGGCGCGGGATCGGCAGGCGCGCGGAAGTTGACATTGGCATGCAGCCGCATGGCGATCTCGCCGCCGACCGGGGCAAAGGCCGTCAGCCAGCCCGAGCCCAGACCCAGACGCCCCTGCCCGTCGCTGGCCTGACGCACCAGCAGATGCACCGCCCCGTCAGAAGGAATCGAGGCGATGGAATACTCCCGATGCGGCAGCGGGCGCAGCGCTTTCACAACGCTCTCCGGATCGCCAC from Novosphingobium sp. encodes:
- a CDS encoding rod shape-determining protein is translated as MALSDLFSFTSSDLAIDLGTANTVVYVRNRGVVLAEPSVVALQTVNGISTVLAVGADAKLMMGKTPDHIRTVRPLRSGVISDLDVAEQMIAHFVRKALGHGDGPGQDVARRMRGRPEIVVCVPSGSTRVERRAIRDAASNAGASKVWLIDEPMAAAIGAELPVTHPVGSMVVDIGGGTTEVGVIATGGLSLSMSVRVGGDRMDEAISSYVRRNHNLLIGEATAERVKLQLGAARIGENGPEAPAVIKGRDLAKGVPREMTITQEEIVEALAEPVGQIVEAVRAALEQTPPEIAADIIDGGIVMTGGGSLLANLDVLLAQETGLPVTVADNPLNCVAMGAGRVLEDEVYRGVLHAT
- a CDS encoding BadF/BadG/BcrA/BcrD ATPase family protein, encoding MTYYLGIDAGGSNCRARLIDAEGTIIGEGRSGAANARIGIEALYDTLKDTADQAIAQAGLTPEQRAQIKAGMGIAGITRPGVRDALEKLDFGFASTAYATDALIANLGAHGGHDGAILIIGTGSAAQLRVDGHDFTIGGYGFPISDEGSGAALGLSAMRHALRALDGRTRQTPLSTAVTARFNHDTAQAVAWMDQATPRDYGTFAPLVMDYAEANDTIARSIVEDAAAHIERFIETIFERGAARCALVGGLAPRMSPWLRSRTVQHLCEPLGDSLEGAISLAGRPKTHIPG
- the dld gene encoding D-lactate dehydrogenase, whose product is MTDSETQLLAALRQAVGPSHVLTSARATARYRKGYRTGSGPAIAVVRPGSLVELWRVARACVAADVSIIMQASNTGLTGGSTPDGADYPGGLVIISTTRLSALRVIREGEQVVGFPGSTLHHLEKLLKPYGREPHSVIGSSCIGASVIGGVCNNSGGSLVKRGPAYTEMALYAQLGEDGQLRLVNHLGIRLGDTPEEILTRLEKGDYRPTDVEYGELRASDNEYASRVRDVDADTPSRFNADKRRLYEASGCAGKLAVFAVRLDTFEKEGKEQVFYIGTNDTAVLTELRRHMLSQFENLPVAGEYMHRDIFDIAEVYGKDTFMMIDKLGTDQMPRFFAAKARVDALLGAGRSDRLMQWA
- a CDS encoding acyltransferase, encoding MDLVRAIAILWVMLYHASIMGLMSTPAHVLVSFGWMGVDLFFVLSGYLIASQLLRPLALGQSPDYRTFFFRRLLRTLPAYTVLLALYFLAPGLRERAVIQPFWQFLTFTENLLIDVGRGTAFSHVWSLCVEEQFYLMFPVAVMLLTRRPSATKTIIALVAILVFGIGLRGYLWLAHVSLKPFDTAGMPTPASYMKLIYYPTWSRLDGLLAGIGIAAVEIFRPSWWRAMTRRPNLLLALGVLGIGAAMLWFGGQISTFYPTMLAFPLLSVSIAVFVVGASDKRSLAGRYSVPGAQALATGAYSLYLSHKIAFHLAAPSDDGSPDWLHLGLAFGLALAFGTALYWCVERPFLTLRDRLDGPARRPVVSDPGMKPDLADAA